A single genomic interval of Aureliella helgolandensis harbors:
- a CDS encoding ketoacyl-ACP synthase III produces MPFAEIGPIAVHLPERIETNDQLQAEFPNWDLQLIGEKTGILSRHIAAPNETASDLAVAAAEKLFSEHGVDRQSIDFVLLCTQTPDYPLPTTACLIQQRLGLRENCGALDFNLGCSGFVYGLAMAEGLIRCGAASNILLLTAETYSKYIDADDRSLRTIFGDAAAATLVQASPNQSLSGFQFGTDGSGADTLLVADGGARQPDAAIKPRHRKRWKSRLYMDGPSLLNFTIVAVPQLVQDVLKAAGLEEKDVDYYLLHQATRKMLEQLQIQLGLDDSRLPIRLQNVGNTVSSTLPILISQMREDGSLKPQASSLLIGFGVGWSWAGCSWKETWLPKSAAPDA; encoded by the coding sequence GTGCCGTTCGCCGAAATTGGACCGATCGCCGTTCACTTACCTGAGCGTATTGAAACGAACGATCAGCTGCAGGCAGAGTTTCCCAACTGGGACCTTCAGCTCATTGGTGAAAAGACGGGAATACTCAGTCGGCATATTGCCGCTCCCAATGAGACTGCATCCGATTTGGCTGTAGCTGCAGCCGAGAAATTGTTCTCGGAACATGGGGTTGATCGACAATCGATCGACTTTGTGTTGTTATGCACGCAGACTCCCGACTACCCGCTCCCCACGACTGCTTGTTTGATTCAGCAGCGGCTCGGTTTGCGAGAAAACTGCGGAGCGCTCGATTTTAATTTGGGATGCTCGGGCTTTGTCTATGGTCTGGCGATGGCCGAGGGCTTAATTCGTTGTGGGGCGGCCAGCAATATCCTCTTGCTAACGGCGGAAACCTATTCGAAATATATCGATGCCGACGATCGCAGTCTCCGCACGATATTTGGGGATGCTGCTGCAGCAACATTGGTTCAGGCGTCGCCGAACCAAAGTCTCAGCGGATTTCAGTTTGGAACCGACGGTAGTGGGGCTGATACGCTTCTGGTCGCTGACGGCGGTGCTCGGCAGCCCGATGCAGCAATAAAGCCAAGGCACCGCAAGCGGTGGAAGAGCCGATTGTACATGGATGGTCCCAGCCTCTTGAATTTTACGATCGTGGCCGTTCCGCAATTGGTCCAGGACGTATTGAAGGCAGCTGGACTGGAGGAAAAAGACGTCGACTATTACTTGTTGCATCAAGCGACTCGTAAGATGTTGGAACAGCTGCAAATTCAACTGGGCCTGGATGACTCACGACTCCCGATTCGATTGCAAAACGTTGGCAATACTGTCTCAAGTACACTTCCCATTCTGATATCACAGATGCGGGAGGATGGTTCGCTGAAGCCGCAGGCTAGTTCACTACTGATCGGCTTTGGGGTAGGCTGGTCCTGGGCTGGTTGCTCGTGGAAAGAAACTTGGCTTCCTAAATCGGCGGCCCCAGACGCCTAA